A stretch of Coccidioides posadasii str. Silveira chromosome 2, complete sequence DNA encodes these proteins:
- a CDS encoding uncharacterized protein (EggNog:ENOG410PHAN~COG:L~BUSCO:732at33183), whose translation MLCFRTCSSIESQDIMAGTESKETKGSNAPERDETPDGPKEDYQELILTGDESSRLRALDAAVRDQNDLERDIGRQADRLLTEQANERDQKRLDRTKNEKLKVEDHILRLHQRLSHPIGTAARVRINAELQNLESKISALELDIEQIQQRIYERQQGIEDTAQAFGAGRLPNETRRDYLIRTGKITPFSKLGGDHRETLTSLQDALIDAEEEKEEELAIKDLGGQQAASHRHLLRPGFDYDELTDSETREIVGPRPQKRRRLINDIPADGSDANLTRSRSRTSRLPALESDDEYIDSGPLAESTEEEWGESSDMSTTRPIKTKPAKSTKSVVEDLHGVDDGNEKVYQTRLHDWVSRRSEARNRARSGHEEDVRDPDQEDSADEWFLPHPKVPDSVLDGGYRIPGDIYPYLFDYQKTGVQWLWELYQQRVGGIIGDEMGLGKTIQVIAFLAGLHYSKKLDAPIIVVCPPTVMKQWVNEFHRWWPPLRVSILHTSGSGMINIKKESRAEDTLTSEIWDPYRPTRMSGGQKAAKRILKRVLEDGHVLVTTYAGLQTYTSLLIPVDWGCAILDEGHKIRNPDTAITIHCKELRTPHRLILSGTPMQNNLTELWSLFDFVFPMRLGTLVNFRNQFEFPIRAGGYANASNLQVQTAAKCAETLKDAISPYLLQRFKIDVAADLPKKTEQVLFCKLTKLQRAAYEAFLSSNEMSAIMRGRRDVLFGVDILRKICNHPDLPEHKTLSQKANYNYGNSAKSGKMQVVKALLELWRDTGHKTLLFAQHRIMLDILEKFIKSLTGFNYRRMDGNTPIKVRQGMVDEFNNDPDIHVFLLTTKVGGLGVNLTGADRVIIYDPDWNPSTDLQARERAWRLGQKREVTIYRLMTAGTIEEKIYHRQIFKQFLTNKILKDPKQRQTFQMSDLHDLFTLGDNGPTETSKMFQEADVTFQENSKHEKDTKESKVEEERKEKDKISKVTGVAALEQYQSATGTPTETDGETKRTAASNSDARLMETIFTRSGVHSALEHEQIFNGRKRSVKADPKIIEAEAKRVAAEAAKELLKAQEVARTVPVGTPTWTGQFGTAGRPVDPTAPRGTMPVYAGGGGSVARRTMHGPSSASIIANLTNRTTGQHSSSGRNSPGRSGTSTPRGKDFMVMIRDYITAQGGAVYTQMLVDHFNRFCDSPRATAEFKEILRTIAVLEKTGRQGRGKWVLKPEYARK comes from the exons ATGTTGTGCTTTCGGACTTGCTCGAGCATCGAATCGCAAGACATTATGGCGGGGACTGAATCCAAAGAGACTAAGGGGTCAAATGCCCCAGAAAGAGATGAGACACCTGACGGTCCGAAAGAAGATTACCAAGAACTTATTTTGACCGGAGACGAATCGAGCCGACTAAGAGCGCTGGACGCCGCTGTCAGAGATCAAAACGACCTGGAAAGAGACATCGGGCGTCAG GCGGATCGACTTCTCACTGAACAGGCAAACGAGAGGGACCAGAAGCGCCTGGATCGTACAAAAAATGAAAAACT AAAGGTTGAAGACCACATTCTCAGGCTGCACCAGCGCCTCTCCCATCCAATCGGCACAGCCGCTCGAGTTCGTATAAACGCTGAGCTCCAAAATCTTGAGTCTAAAATATCTGCTCTTGAGCTAGACATCGAACAGATACAACAACGGATCTACGAAAGGCAGCAAGGGATCGAAGACACAGCCCAGGCATTCGGAGCAGGAAGGTTACCAAATGAGACTAGGAGAGACTACCTTATCCGCACTGGGAAAATCACTCCATTCTCTAAGCTTGGAGGCGACCATCGAGAGACCTTAACATCTTTGCAAGATGCTCTTATCGAcgcagaagaagagaaagaggaaGAGCTGGCGATTAAGGATTTGGGTGGTCAGCAGGCCGCATCTCACCGGCACCTTCTTCGCCCCGGTTTTGACTATGACGAACTGACTGATAGTGAAACCCGTGAAATTGTGGGACCCCGCCCGCAAAAACGTCGACGATTGATCAATGATATCCCTGCGGATGGCAGTGACGCCAACCTTACGAGGTCAAGATCTAGGACGTCGAGATTGCCTGCCTTGGAATCCGACGACGAATACATCGATTCCGGGCCATTGGCGGAATCCACCGAGGAAGAATGGGGAGAATCGTCGGACATGTCAACAACGAGGCCCATAAAGACAAAACCGGCTAAAAGTACGAAAAGTGTCGTGGAAGACCTTCACGGAGTGGATGACGGGAACGAGAAAGTCTACCAGACTCGTCTCCATGACTGGGTCTCACGAAGGTCTGAAGCTCGAAATCGGGCGCGATCTGGCCATGAAGAGGATGTCAGGGATCCTGATCAAGAGGACTCCGCCGACGAGTGGTTCTTACCGCATCCAAAGGTCCCTGATTCAGTGCTGGATGGTGGATATCGAATACCGGGTGACATTTATCCGTATCTTTTCGACTACCAGAAAACAGGTGTCCAGTGGCTCTGGGAACTGTACCAACAGCGTGTCGGTGGAATCATCGGCGACGAAATGGGCCTGGGAAAGACTATCCAGGTAATCGCTTTTCTTGCCGGACTGCACTACAGCAAGAAACTCGACGCCCCTATAATCGTTGTCTGCCCACCAACGGTGATGAAGCAATGGGTAAATGAGTTCCACCGTTGGTGGCCTCCACTACGCGTCTCAATTTTGCATACTTCTGGAAGTGGTATGATCAACATCAAAAAGGAAAGCCGTGCAGAGGATACATTAACTTCTGAAATCTGGGACCCTTATCGCCCAACCCGGATGTCGGGCGGTCAAAAGGCAGCGAAAAGAATATTGAAGCGCGTTCTTGAGGACGGCCATGTCCTTGTAACCACCTATGCGGGTCTGCAAACCTACACATCTCTATTGATCCCCGTTGATTGGGGCTGCGCGATCCTTGACGAAGGTCATAAAATTCGCAATCCGGACACAGCAATTACAATACATTGTAAAGAACTACGCACACCTCACCGACTTATACTCTCTGGAACCCCGATGCAAAACAACTTGACTGAACTCTGGTCGCTATTTGACTTTGTTTTCCCGATGAGATTAGGGACGTTGGTGAATTTCCGTAACCAGTTCGAGTTTCCTATCCGGGCGGGAGGGTATGCCAATGCATCAAATTTGCAGGTGCAGACGGCAGCTAAATGTGCAGAGACCCTCAAAGATGCAATCAGTCCCTATCTCCTTCAGCGCTTTAAAATCGATGTTGCAGCAGATCtgccaaagaaaacagagcAAGTACTCTTTTGCAAACTTACGAAGCTGCAAAGAGCCGCTTACGAAGCCTTTCTCAGTTCCAACGAGATGTCGGCTATTATGAGAGGACGGAGAGATGTTCTGTTCGGTGTTGACATCCTCCGCAAAATTTGCAATCACCCTGATCTCCCTGAGCACAAAACCTTATCCCAGAAAGCCAACTACAATTATGGAAATAGTGCCAAATCTGGCAAAATGCAGGTTGTGAAAGCTCTGCTTGAGCTATGGAGAGATACCGGTCACAAGACCCTTCTCTTTGCTCAGCATCGTATTATGCTGgatatcctagagaagtttATCAAATCATTGACTGGATTTAATTACCGACGTATGGATGGCAATACTCCCATAAAAGTTCGTCAAGGAATGGTGGATGAATTTAACAATGACCCTGATATCCATGTGTTTTTGTTGACTACAAAAGTTGGAGGGCTTGGTGTCAATCTAACAGGCGCAGACAGGGTCATCATTTACGATCCTGATTGGAACCCTTCAACTGATTTGCAAGCACGCGAAAGAGCATGGAGATTGGGCCAGAAGCGCGAGGTAACAATATATAGGCTGATGACTGCTGGGACTATCGAGGAGAAGATATATCACCGACAGATATTCAAGCAATTCCTGACGAATAAGATCTTAAAAGATCCCAAGCAGCGTCAGACATTCCAAATGAGCGACCTTCACGACTTGTTTACTCTTGGTGACAACGGTCCTACTGAGACTAGTAAGATGTTCCAAGAAGCCGATGTCACATTCCAAGAGAATAGCAAGCACGAAAAAGACACCAAAGAATCAAAGGTAGAAGAAGAGCGCAAAGAGAAAGATAAAATTAGCAAGGTTACTGGTGTGGCAGCTTTAGAACAATATCAGTCGGCTACCGGGACACCGACTGAAACCGACGGGGAGACTAAGCGGACAGCTGCATCAAATTCGGATGCACGCTTAATGGAGACCATCTTCACGCGTTCAGGCGTCCACTCTGCTCTCGAACACGAACAAATCTTCAATGGCAGAAAGCGCAGTGTCAAAGCCGACCCCAAAATAATCGAAGCGGAAGCCAAACGTGTTGCCGCAGAAGCAGCAAAAGAACTCCTTAAAGCTCAAGAGGTTGCCAGAACCGTGCCAGTGGGAACTCCTACATGGACCGGCCAATTCGGCACTGCAGGTCGACCAGTAGATCCTACTGCGCCGCGGGGAACAATGCCAGTCTACGCAGGCGGAGGTGGCAGTGTGGCACGCAGGACAATGCACGGTCCGTCATCCGCCAGCATCATCGCAAACCTGACCAATCGTACCACCGGACAACATTCATCTTCCGGACGAAACAGTCCAGGGCGATCGGGTACAAGCACCCCTCGAGGTAAAGATTTCATGGTCATGATCCGGGACTACATCACTGCCCAAGGAGGAGCGGTGTATACACAGATGCTGGTCGATCATTTTAATAGATTCTGCGATTCGCCGAGGGCAACGGCCGAGTTCAAGGAAATCCTAAGGACGATTGCGGTTCTCGAAAAGACTGGTCGGCAAGGAAGAGGAAAATGGGTGCTGAAGCCCGAGTATGCAAGGAAATAG